The sequence CAATTGAAGATATTAACGATTTTAAAAATAAAGGTATCCAAGTATTAAGCCAACGCCATATTGAATCCTACCTTTATGATGACGAAGTGCTGATTGCTTTGTGTAACTCCGTTGAAAAACCTGAAAAGAGTGCTGATCTCATAGATGAAAAGAGAAAAATTATCGACGAGATAGTAAAAAATGGAGCTCTAAGTGATGATATAAAAAAAGCTGCCGGAAAATTATCTGTCAAGGCCAAGAAAATATTGGAGCTAAGACAAGCTGGGAATGACACCCCTGGCTTCGAGCGTAATACACTTTCAAAAATCATTAAACCAAATATGGGCATCTATAAAAAATTAAGATTTGATATATTTGGCTTGAGATGACCTGTTAGCACTTGAATTTTAATTTATATTGTAGAGATAGACAGAAGAGACACGAATTTCCTTTTACCGATGAAACCTAGTCAGTCTGGGTACACCCAGTTGGGAAAAACAGCTTTTGACAAGCGTGGATTCGACACCTTTAGGGATACTGATGTTGCCCCTTTACCTAGTGAAAAGCAGATCATAGGTAGTCAAATATACGTCTACGTCGCAGGCCGCTTAAAATATCCCAGCGGGAATTCTCGCGGATGTTCCATTTATCTTTTTTAACGTTGGTTGATTAGGAGTAAGGCCGGAAAAAGTTAAATGCAGCTTTTTTGAATTACTTAGCTTTAATCAAGATTCTATACGTCAAATAATAGAATGGCTCATGAATAATGCAGCTTAAAATAAAAAAGAAGTAAGTTGTCATACCCTCTTTTCTAACGAGTAGTCTTTTAAGCCGCCACTGCTCGCCAGGCAGTGGCTGGACCAAAAACTGTATCTTCATCAGTGGTCGTAGTCAGTCGTTTACGGTCAACACGGCCACTATAAATACCTAAATCTTTAAACAAGGTGCCAGTATCTTTAAACACTTTTACTTTTCCTGATTACAATTCAATAATATATTTTTTGCTATTAGTGTTTTTTCTGGAAGAGATTAACGTTGCTCATTGGTGATTTTATCCATAAGCAAGCGGATATCCTTCGAAAGACTAAAGTCCCTTTGTCCTAACGCTTATCAACTGGCCTATACCTTAATCAAAACAACTCTGAATGAGATCCTAGCCGCACCAAATGAAGGGTGTATTCGTCAGGCTTCCGGTAAATTAAAAGCAAATTAGGCTTAATGTGACATTCCCGATGGTCATTCCAGTTTCCCGTCAACGAATGATCCTTCAAACGAGGAGCTAGCATAACGTCACTGGCTAGATGGGTAACGACAGGAATAAAATATTTATCTAACTGCGGATCTGACTTTCGTTCTCTTTTGTAATCGCGTTTAAATTGAGATGTTCGCTCAATCATCCGCATGAAGGTCATCCATCAGAGATTGAACACTGTCGAACTTTTTCATTTTACCGGCACGCGCGTCTTTCATGGCAGCCAATGTCTTTTTGTTTGGAGTCAAAGGGTCAAAAGGCAGAGCTTTTTCTTGAACGACTTTTGTCAGCATCATGCGGACAGCATCAGATACCGTCAGACCAATGCTTTCTAATATAACAGCAGCCTCCTGTTTTATCTGTCCGTTAATGCGAGCCTGTACGAGCTGATTAGCTGCCATTACTTCCTCCTATATGAATGACAATGTAATACATGTTATCATTTATATAGCTTTTTAGAAAGCATCATTCCTCTTTTAAAGCTGCATGTGCCGCAGTGAATAAAAACTTCCCCCTGTTGGAAAATAGCCAATATAGAATTGGGAATTGGCTATTCAGGGGGCCTGAATTTATGATTTAACTGAGGAACATCCCTACTTCTTTTATGCCTTTAGGGAGATTCTTCGCCAAGCTGGATGCAATACGGTATTTAGAATCCCATGGGATATGGTCTTCCATGGGTGCTAAAAGCCCAATAAGTATTTTCTTAAGAGAAGATTCATCAGGTAAAAAAGTCTTACCGTTACAATCGAATGTCTGCGGTTTTTGGTAAACCTTACCAAGCAATTTCGGAGGGTTCTCTTCGAAAGCCTGTTCAACAAATTGTAGCCAAGATGGGACACTTTTCATGTGTCCCAGTTCCAAATAGGAAATCGACTGCTGTTTTAAGTCAATCTGAACATTGTTAGCTTTGGCAACCTGAGTAGCCTTTTCCGCCAGCACTCGCGTACTCCAGTCTCTCAACAGGCGTTCTTGGCGAACCCAGTTCCGGATGTAATCGATTTGGTCTGACTTTTTCATAACATGCATGTTTTACAACCGCTTCAAAAGCGTTTGTTAATCAATGTATGTGTGACTGAATTGTTAATTTTTTATTTTTTTACAAAATTCAATAATT comes from Zymomonas mobilis subsp. mobilis ATCC 10988 and encodes:
- a CDS encoding type II toxin-antitoxin system RelE/ParE family toxin, whose amino-acid sequence is MRMIERTSQFKRDYKRERKSDPQLDKYFIPVVTHLASDVMLAPRLKDHSLTGNWNDHRECHIKPNLLLIYRKPDEYTLHLVRLGSHSELF
- a CDS encoding type II toxin-antitoxin system RelB/DinJ family antitoxin — translated: MAANQLVQARINGQIKQEAAVILESIGLTVSDAVRMMLTKVVQEKALPFDPLTPNKKTLAAMKDARAGKMKKFDSVQSLMDDLHADD